TTTCTTTCAGAAACAAAGCTGGACAGGGAGAGGATGAAGCGAATTAAGGTGTTGTTGGGAATGCCCAACATGGAGGTAAAGGACTGTGAGGGGCAAAGCGGTGGCTTGGCCCTTCTCTGGAAGAAGGATGTAAATGTAAGAGTGAACCATGGGATGTCGCGCTACCACATCGATGCCGACGTCACTGGGGAGGATGGGTTCGTCTGGAGGCTTACTAGTATTTATGGTGAACCGAAGCACAGGGAGAAAGAGAAGACTTGGAAACTCTTGCGCATCCTTCATGAACGTTCCTCTCTGCCTTGGATGTGTTTTGGTGACTTCAATGAGATCCTCTTCACAAGTGAGAAGCAGGGGGGTCCGGATAGATCCCATGCCTGCATGGATAAATTTCAGAGTGCTCTGGAGTTCTGTGAGCTCGAGGATTTGGGCTTCGTGGGGGATCCTTACACTTGGCGCAATCACAGTCACCGAGCGGACTCTTACATTAAGGAGAGGCTTGATCGGGCTATCGCAAACTTGGGATGGCGCTCCCATTTCCCGGCCTACAAGGAAATCAATGGGGATCCAAGGCACTCCGATCACAGACCCGTGATTGTGGTTTTGGAACCGGAATACCGGGGCAATAGCACTGGGTGCGTGTTTGAACAACCAAAATTCGAGGCAAGGTGGCTTGAGGAGGAGCAATGCGATGAGGTGGTGCGCAATGCCTGGCACTTGGCAATGCTGACTGGCGATAGAGGGTTAGCTGCCACAATCAAAAGAGTGGGGATGGAACTGCACACATGGAGCAAAGAGGCCTTGGGCGATCTAAAGAACCGTATCAAGAAGGTCAAGAAGGAGCTCAATCGCTGCAGGAAAAGAGCCATCTCCCAGGAGCAAGTCTCTCTTGAGCAGATGCTAAGGTACAAGCTTGAGAGACTGCAAGaccaaaaaaatacttattggaaGCAGCGAGCGAAGGCTCATTGGCTGCATGATGGAGATCGAAACACTAGCTTCTTCCACGCTTGCGCCTCGGAGAGGCGCAGGGTGAACTTGATCAAATCTCTCAAGaatgacgagggcggtgtggtggagggggaggaggagctgaGAACCTTTATCACTAACTACTACAAGCAGCTTTTCTCTTCTCGTGCAGGAACTAGAGCGGATGAGCTCCTTGACAAGGTCTCCCCCATTGTTACTGCTGAGATGAATGTCTTCCTTAAGANNNNNNNNNNNNNNNNNNNNNNNNNNNNNNNNNNNNNNNNNNNNNNNNNNNNNNNNNNNNNNNGAAGTTCTTGAGGTTCTGAACGGTGGCCAAATTCCAGCGGGCTGGAATGAAACGGTCATTGTCTTGATCCCCAAAGTCAAGAATCCAACCCACCTTAAGGAGTTGCGGCCGATCAGCCTTTGCAACGTGGTGTTTAAGATTGTCACAAAGGTGATTGCTTGTCGGATGAAGGAGGTGCTTGATGTGGTCATTTCTCCTAGCCAGAGTGCCTTTGTCTCTGGACGGCTGATTACCGACAATATTCTGATCGCTTATGAGACCACCCATTTCATGCGCCAGAGAAAGGGAGGTAGAGATGGGCTTGCAGCAGTCAAGCTGGATATGAGTAAGGCTTTTGACCGTGTTGAATGGCCTTTCTTGGAGAAGATAATGCTGAAACTAGGCTTCTCTAATAGCTGGGTGCAACTGGTGATGCGTTGTGTGACCACGGTCACATACAGGGTTAAGGTGAACAAGAATCTGACTGAGGTGGTGGTGCCTCAATGTGGCCTGAGGCAAGGGTGTCCTCTATCACCTTACCTTTTCATCTTGTGTGCTGAGGGGCTCTCGGCTCTCTTCCACCGGGCTGAGGAGGATGGATCCCTGCAGGGAGTTCAGGTTTGCCCTACGGCTCCCAAGATAAACCACCTCTTCTTCGCAGATGACTCCTTGATCTTTATGAAGGCGAATGAGCCAAGTGCTCGTAGGCTCCAAGAAATCCTTGCTCTCTACGAGGATGCGTCTGGCCaaatgataaacaaggaaaagtTTGCTGTTATGTTCAGCAAGGGAACTTCTCAGCGAGCAAAAAGGAATTTTCAGAGGATTTTACAAATTCGAGACAAAGCTTTCAATGAAAGAAACCTTGGTCTGCCAATTTTCTTGGGTAGATCAAAAGCCAAGGCCTTTGAGTATCTTAAAGAGAGAATCTGGAAGTTGATCCAAGGGTGGAAGGAGAAATTCTTATCTAGAGCAGGGAAGGAGATCTTGGTTAAAGCCGTGGCCCAGGCGATCCCCATCTATGCCATGTCCTGCTTTGACATCACGAAATCTTTCTGCGATGAAATTAGCTCAATGGTCTGTCGCTATTGGTGGAATAATCAAGATGAGGAGCGGCACCACTGGTTGAGCTGGCAGTGTCTTACAAAGCCGAAAACTGAGGGTGGCCTTGGCCTTCGGGATCTCCACATCTTTAACCTGGCCATGTTGGCTAGACAAGGTTGGCGACTACTTCAAGACCCCGAGTCTCTTTGTGGGAGGGTGCTGCGGGCTAAATATTTCCCTGACGGGAAGCTTCTGGACGCTGTTCCCGCCCCTGGCATATCATACAGTTGGCGCAGCATCCTAAAAGGGGTGGACTTATTGAAGGAAGGGATTATCTNNNNNNNNNNAGGGCGATACAAGGAGGCCTAGATCTCTCCCTGGGCGCTCCCCAATCACTCTTGTAGCAGATTTGCTCAATCCAAACACCGAGGGCTGGGACGAGGCGTTGGTCCGTGATCTCTTTCAGGAGGAAGACGCAAAGGCCATTCTCTCCATTAGCATCTGCGAAGGGATGGAGGATAATTTTGCTTGGCATTTTGATCGGCATGGCATCTTCTCCGTCAAGTCTGCTTATAAGATTGGTGTTATGCTGCGCGATAGAAGGCTGGGAAGAGATGCTGCAAGCTCTAAGGAAAATTCTGCTAACAGCACTGTCAAATTTGATTGGAAGCATGTCTGGTCCCTGAAGGCCACCAACAAAATAAAGATGTTTGTGTGGCGCCTTGCCCACAATAGTCTGGCTAACCGCATGAAAATAAAAAAGCTAGGCGTGGACTTGGACACTAGATGCCCTGTTTGCCATAGGTTAAATGAAGATGGAGGGCACACCTTCCTGAAGTGCAAGAAAGCTAAAGAATGATGGAACATTTTGGCTTTGGGAGAGACCCGGGAAAAGCTCATGCTCTGTAATTCAGCCCACTCCATGCTTCAGGAGCTGTGGAGGTGTGATGAAGACACACAGCTGAAGGCCGTGACCTTTATGTGGGAATGGTGGAATGTTCGCAACAAGGCCAATGCTGGTGAGGCGGCTCCTAAGCCTCAAGCGGTTTGTCACCGGGTGGAGAAGATGCCGATTGAGTCCCTGGGCTTGCGCAAACCAAACAAGCCTCCTAGGCCACCAGACATTCACAAATGGAGCAAGCCCCCCGTGCATCATGTGAAGGTTAATTTCGACGGTGCCTTTGATGAAAATACATGTGCAGGGGGCTGGGGCTATGTGGTCCGTGATTAGGCTGGCGAATTTATCGCTGCTGGTGCGGGCAAGTCCGTGAACCTGAAATGTGCTTTGCAATCTGAATCTGTAGCCTGCCTTGCTGCCATTGATGGGGCGATCGGGATTGGGGCAAATCGAATCATCTTCGAGTCTGACTCCCCAACCCTTATACAGGCTTTGAAGAGCAACGATTATGACAAGGCAACCATTGGTGTGTTGGTGAAGGAAGCTAGAAGCCTATGCATCCTAAACTTtgattcctatgttttttctttcagcCGACGCACTTGTAACTCTGTTGCCCATGAGCTTGCCAAGCTGGGCGTTCATTCTGGGCCTGATGACTCCTTCTGGGAGGCCTCTGCCCCCAATTGCATTGTAAAACTGTTAGCCAGTGACATTGCTGTGCTTGAAGTTTAATGGAATTTCCATGTTCCCGTAAAAAAAAACCTATAGCCGCCGCGACATTCAGTCGCCTCCACTCGTCCTTCGTCTCCGACGACGGCGAGTTCGTTCtccgtctccctcctctccggtgagttgTCCACTCCTCCCTCGACCCCGACCCACCCTCCTCCTCAGTCCACAAGCTGCTGCTTCGCGGGCTGGCATCCCTCTAACCCTGCCACCAACCCCGAAACCGAACCCTAGCTAGCTCGCCGGATGCGCGGACAGGAAGGCATCGGCGATCTCATGATGAGTTCCAGTCGCATGCACGGCGCGTAGTATTCCCGATTTACTTTTAAATGTTGCTTAGCTTCTGATCGGTGACTGATTCGTATTATGCGATTGGATTGTGTGCCTTCTCGTTCGGCGAGTCAGATTTTTTCCCTCGATGTTTCTCTGTGGGATACATCTCTTGCTTCCTTGTTCCTGTCCCGAATTTGGCAGGAACCAACCTGTGGATGTAACACCATGCATCACAAACTATAATTAGTCTCTCATCTCCTACTACATATAAGGCTAGCTTTGTACTAATTCAATAACCATCGTCATATGCTTTGAACTAActatattagagcatctccaacaggcgcggcaAAACGGGCGCCCGCGTGGTAAAATCAGTTTTTCGCGCGCGCCGGTTGGTTccgcgcgctccagcggtggcgggaagTTACCGCGCGCGAGAAGCGTTTGCGCGCGCGCGGTAGAAAGCGGCACGCGGTGCGCTAGATTTGACGCGCCGCTTCACGCACGCCTATAAAGTCCCGCGCTTCGCCACGCGCCCTTCTCCTCGCAATCTCGCCGCTCCGCACCCCACCGCTTCGCCGCGTCGCCGCTTTCtacgccaccaccgcgccaccatgccgccgcgccgccggggtGCTTCGGGCTTTCgcggcgtccgcgagcgccccaacggctggtactccgccgagatacgggccggcgacgtccggctcggcctcgggaCGTTCCGGAGCGCGCGCGAggcggcccgcgcgtacgacgcggcggcgtggcgcttggAGAGGCCCCGGTCCCAGATGAATTTCCGGGACGTCTTCACGCGCGAGGAGGCGCAGCGcctcgcccctccgccgcgtctcatCACGGACATGGACCGTGCCGACCACGCTCGGCGGCAGCGCCGTCTCCTcgtcgccgaggaggacgagcgagccatggcggagtggcgccgtcgCCACCCAAAGGACGTCGACGCCGAGCGTGCCTACTGGGCGGAGAGGAGAGCAAGGCGCCGCTCGGAGCGGGCGGACCGGCGTCGGCGGAAGGCAGTGGCGAACGAGCAGTGCGACATCGTCTCCGCAGGTGGGAGGTCGTTCTTCACCTCGGACGATGAACGTTGGGACGACGTA
This sequence is a window from Triticum aestivum cultivar Chinese Spring unplaced genomic scaffold, IWGSC CS RefSeq v2.1 scaffold61647, whole genome shotgun sequence. Protein-coding genes within it:
- the LOC123176097 gene encoding uncharacterized protein; amino-acid sequence: MPPRRRGASGFRGVRERPNGWYSAEIRAGDVRLGLGTFRSAREAARAYDAAAWRLERPRSQMNFRDVFTREEAQRLAPPPRLITDMDRADHARRQRRLLVAEEDERAMAEWRRRHPKDVDAERAYWAERRARRRSERADRRRRKAVANEQCDIVSAGGRSFFTSDDERWDDVWLSTSDDTDEDDDGDGSDLE